One part of the Eptesicus fuscus isolate TK198812 chromosome 2, DD_ASM_mEF_20220401, whole genome shotgun sequence genome encodes these proteins:
- the LOC114228335 gene encoding submaxillary gland androgen-regulated protein 3A-like, with the protein MKPLCFILGLLALEACFSPGESQRGPRGPYPPYPQLPPPFPPQPFDPRFGPPPPPPPPPFGPGRIPPPPPPLPFGPGRIPPPPPPLPFGPGRIPPPPPYDPRYPYPPYQPNPYVPEPVVNPGYPPIYPPYFTPASLIQATTTSSTTTKESSTTTKENPTTTKRDSTSPTTTTSTTKAATTTTTPKGFFDKVADIWG; encoded by the exons ATGAAACCACTGTGTTTCATCTTGGGCCTTTTGGCCCTTGAAGCCTGTTTCTCG CCTGGTGAGAGTCAAAGAGGGCCCAGAGGACCATATCCACCATATCCACAGTTGCCgcctccttttcctccacaacCTTTTGACCCAAGATTTGgtccaccacctcctccacctcctcccccttttGGCCCAGGGAGAattccaccacctcctcctcctctcccttttggCCCAGGGAGAattccaccacctcctcctcctctcccttttggACCAGGGAgaattcctcctcctccaccttatGACCCACGTTATCCATATCCACCTTACCAACCAAATCCATATGTACCTGAACCTGTAGTGAACCCTGGGTACCCTCCAATATATCCTCCCTACTTTACCCCTGCATCCCTAATACAAGCTACTACAACAAGCTCCACTACAACCAAAGAAAGCTCCACTACAACCAAAGaaaaccccaccaccaccaaaagaGACTCCACCAGCCCTACAACTACTACTTCTACTACCAAAGCTGCAACTACTACTACTACTCCCAAGGGATTTTTCGATAAAGTTGCAGACATTTGGGGATAA